A single Aerosakkonema funiforme FACHB-1375 DNA region contains:
- a CDS encoding TMEM165/GDT1 family protein, with amino-acid sequence MPVKLSSASVSLPAFESVSQSLSTLEPASEPKPTDSTEGEPADNTTQIRQAQKVRQGALAVFGSTFLTIFLSEMGDKTQVATLLMSAQSQSPWLVFAGASSALVATSLLGCMVGCWLANRISPQMLKKAAGVSLLFIAIQLFWEVAHY; translated from the coding sequence GTGCCTGTGAAACTATCCTCTGCATCTGTGAGCTTGCCTGCTTTTGAATCAGTCAGTCAGAGTCTTAGCACCCTGGAACCTGCAAGCGAGCCAAAACCGACAGACTCGACTGAGGGCGAACCTGCCGACAACACAACCCAGATCCGACAAGCTCAAAAAGTGCGGCAGGGAGCGTTAGCTGTCTTCGGCTCGACTTTTTTGACCATCTTCCTGTCCGAAATGGGAGACAAAACCCAGGTAGCGACGCTGCTGATGAGTGCCCAATCTCAGTCTCCCTGGCTTGTTTTTGCTGGGGCGTCCTCAGCGCTTGTGGCGACGAGCTTGTTGGGGTGCATGGTGGGTTGCTGGTTAGCAAACCGCATATCTCCGCAAATGCTCAAAAAAGCAGCGGGTGTGAGTTTGCTATTCATCGCCATCCAGCTGTTCTGGGAAGTCGCCCACTACTAA